The Panulirus ornatus isolate Po-2019 chromosome 55, ASM3632096v1, whole genome shotgun sequence genome has a segment encoding these proteins:
- the LOC139765460 gene encoding uncharacterized protein isoform X2, whose amino-acid sequence MYSVNPVPIRRALARRVLKVQRQIEFMAGKEGKIDSAWALELLSIVTELDPRVVAGGYEDNSNMTVESLDSLPKKWPVCPEEYHGRAADDTFQHNFVQLECTNVSKFKDVLTVILSTKRWEHDRTKFVVANIRSLYDVNIFILTYEGDESLSLDIDGTFIKPFPVGTSESYAINHVAATVETPFTLIADSLTHFTEQSSLERLVRVLDSLDKVSVASGAYRNLNGHWHYGCLQHRMENYHLAYARGYEHSQHECMYCDDVLGPFVVRTEILKKVHLTDSLEGSVMYRDWFLNIRLEGSLVMACPDVMFFVDAEPIMKHDDWLKISTKWSIQYVRPYDGHEIEFSCEEVKISCVNLMKSASSFLLPPCCRAKIRQELGYLQDCAEELGVYYELSAGSLLGAVKYGGILPWDFDTDVLTDCKDQKLWLTKGMNCMTRKGCRSLLMFGNYWTSSCEYSVLDVSCRYNQTIYLPSEYRGVPTQVEFNGRMTNVKPNPGHVSRNIYGPEYLKHAVHWRYSTDSKFPKDDGSGQVPGIWSFCKEPGFHSCLDHFPVDGNLGFKRFSYQLH is encoded by the coding sequence GTAAAGAGGGGAAGATAGATTCTGCATGGGCTCTGGAGCTGCTGAGCATAGTTACCGAGTTGGATCCACGAGTAGTTGCTGGTGGGTACGAGGACAATAGCAATATGACTGTGGAATCTTTGGATTCTCTTCCCAAGAAATGGCCTGTTTGCCCAGAGGAATATCATGGAAGAGCAGCAGATGATACTTTCCAGCATAATTTTGTACAGTTGGAGTGCACCAATGTCTCAAAATTTAAAGATGTTTTGACTGTTATTCTCTCAACAAAGAGATGGGAACACGATAGAACAAAATTTGTAGTGGCGAATATCAGGAGTCTTTatgatgtaaatatattcatattaacTTACGAAGGTGATGAATCACTTTCTCTTGATATTGATGGCACATTTATCAAACCATTTCCTGTTGGTACATCCGAGTCTTATGCTATAAATCATGTGGCTGCCACAGTAGAGACTCCTTTTACCCTCATAGCAGATTCTCTTACACATTTCACTGAACAGTCTTCACTGGAGCGTCTTGTGAGAGTACTGGATAGTCTTGATAAGGTGAGTGTAGCTTCAGGTGCCTACAGGAACCTTAATGGTCACTGGCATTATGGATGCCTAcagcacagaatggaaaattaTCACCTTGCTTATGCTCGTGGCTATGAACACTCTCAGcatgaatgtatgtattgtgATGATGTTCTTGGGCCATTTGTAGTGAGGACTGAGATTCTAAAGAAAGTTCATTTAACAGATAGTTTGGAGGGGTCTGTCATGTACCGTGATTGGTTTCTTAATATAAGGCTTGAAGGTAGTCTGGTGATGGCCTGTCCTGATGTAATGTTTTTTGTGGATGCAGAACCTATAATGAAACATGATGATTGGCTGAAGATTTCAACAAAATGGTCCATACAGTATGTTAGACCTTATGATGGACATGAGATTGAATTCTCATGTGAGGAAGTTAAGATAAGTTGTGTTAACTTAATGAAGTCTGCATCTTCTTTCCTTCTACCACCATGTTGTAGAGCTAAAATACGCCAGGAGCTTGGGTACCTTCAAGACTGTGCTGAAGAACTTGGTGTTTATTATGAACTTTCAGCTGGAAGCTTATTAGGGGCTGTGAAATACGGTGGTATATTGCCTTGGGACTTTGACACTGATGTATTAACGGACTGTAAAGACCAAAAGCTTTGGCTTACCAAAGGCATGAACTGCATGACAAGAAAAGGATGCAGATCTCTATTGATGTTTGGCAATTATTGGACTTCTTCATGCGAATATTCTGTACTTGATGTAAGTTGTCGCTATAACCAGACCATTTATTTGCCATCTGAATATCGTGGAGTTCCAACTCAAGTTGAGTTTAATGGAAGAATGACTAATGTTAAGCCAAACCCTGGGCATGTATCAAGAAACATTTATGGGCCTGAATACTTGAAGCATGCTGTTCATTGGCGGTACTCTACTGATTCAAAATTTCCTAAGGATGATGGAAGTGGTCAGGTACCAGGGATATGGAGTTTTTGTAAGGAACCAGGGTTTCACTCTTGCCTAGATCATTTCCCTGTTGATGGAAATTTAGGCTTCAAGAGATTCAGTTACCAACTTCATTAA